One Silene latifolia isolate original U9 population chromosome 4, ASM4854445v1, whole genome shotgun sequence DNA segment encodes these proteins:
- the LOC141651933 gene encoding uncharacterized protein LOC141651933: MARGRPPKAVGPPIHAASVDNSQVSIEDETEVLGPTPRVLKNSSKGMSLSYVLVVDSSVTIEEDYIVKEVEYWQTTRLVFVFGEAIYSKAQIETLVSKSWTHITTPEVLYFAKGWYYFRFACAEDMQKIRSDSWNVNGFSLVFKPWSLSKVASAVGNPICADEYTTNKSKLAFDRILVDVDLSKDLPKAIQINSPYRGTLLQKAEYEWIPHFCTACKRVGHTKDRCNPVGKAKPKTVFRPKKPSQAAPMAESGKQRDNTPVQPQAKSTVATNLANRFSVLQNEPILEPIAEESGGLVTVSDQGSDIHSDSDHRSDVLSDSETEETLVIDVDPGGLVHNNDFHYHGRIWILWNPSVVSLTVLGKSAQHIHCALLHHATQRRMEVTFVYPFNVRQDRKELWRQLQIISSKVVAPSICLGDFNVVLKMEERLGSDHFHLADMQEFGQCLDSCGFADHPATGCQFTWNNKQGNGLRWAKLDRILASQQCFCSFPSTASFPNAGDPCCLFHKPPARVTEAQQALLSCQAQLQASPMDPLLHAKEKSLLTEYLLIKKAELQALSQKAKVHELQSDDLGTRFFYARIATRKTRNNIGTILDDSGHLCTGTQEVAQGFVSYNESLLGASSPVMPLPEDLFESNLVPSESCADLVRSVLLREILDALKSIDRNKSSGIDGYSSGFFLDAWTEVGPDFKADVLEFFQTGVMPRAANSTMLVLIPKLDTPTTVRDFRPIACCTTFYKVVTKILANRLKATLDSVIGPEQAAFVADRDIFDNTMVAHELVSKYGIAYLTPRCLLKVDIRKAFDSVNWEFLRNCMLNLKYPPLFVDWIMACVSSPYYSLHINGGLEGFFPGKRGLRQGDPLSPYLFVLCMEVLSRILRKLPKFENFSYHPKCVQLNLTHLIFADDLLVFTRGDLPSVVAVASCLETFNRLSGLQANPSKTCLYFGGRGEGGRRVASPLKADILAATGFSAGDFPFRYLGVPLFNARITKDMYQPLLDKIKDKIMHWANKTLSYAGKTQLINYVIFGLNNFWGASVLRPKGSAKKIRKLCKDFLWGIEEGSRRHKVVDEDEE, from the exons ATGGCCCGGGGCCGGCCGCCGAAGGCAGTAGGGCCTCCTATCCATGCTGCTTCTGTGGATAATTCACAAGTCTCAATTGAGGACGAGACTGAAGTTTTAGGACCCACTCCCAGA GTGTTGAAGAATTCTTCCAAAGGTATGAGCCTCTCCTATGTACTTGTGGTTGACTCTTCGGTTACCATTGAGGAGGATTATATTGTTAAGGAGGTTGAGTATTGGCAAACCACTCGGTTGGTCTTTGTCTTTGGGGAAGCGATCTACTCTAAAGCACAAATTGAAACCCTAGTTTCTAAGTCCTGGACTCATATCACCACTCCGGAAGTTCTATACTTTGCTAAGGGTTGGTATTACTTCCGGTTTGCGTGTGCTGAGGATATGCAAAAGATTAGGTCTGATTCCTGGAATGTTAATGGATTTTCTCTAGTTTTCAAACCCTGGA GCTTAAGTAAGGTGGCTAGTGCGGTTGGTAACCCTATTTGTGCGGATGAATACACCACCAACAAGAGCAAATTGGCTTTTGATAGGATTCTGGTGGATGTAGACCTGTCTAAGGATCTACCAAAGGCTATTCAAATCAATTCTCCTTATCGGGGTACTTTACTGCAGAAAGCTGAATATGAATGGATCCCTCATTTTTGTACTGCTTGCAAAAGGGTGGGACACACTAAGGACAGATGCAACCCTGTTGGGAAAGCTAAACCTAAAACTGTTTTTCGTCCTAAGAAGCCTTCCCAAGCTGCTCCAATGGCTGAAAGTGGTAAGCAGAGGGATAATACCCCTGTCCAGCCTCAAGCTAAGAGCACTGTGGCAACAAATCTGGCTAATAGATTCTCTGTTCTTCAGAATGAGCCCATTCTGGAGCCAATTGCAGAGGAGTCTGGTGGTTTGGTGACTGTTTCTGATCAAGGATCGGATATTCATTCAGATTCTGACCATAGATCTGATGTTCTTTCTGATTCTGAAACTGAGGAGACTTTGGTTATTGATGTGGATCCTGGTGGG TTGGTTCATAATAATGACTTCCATTACCATGGGAGAATTTGGATTTTATGGAATCCTTCTGTGGTCTCTCTTACTGTTCTAGGTAAGTCTGCTCAGCATATTCACTGTGCTCTCCTTCACCATGCTACACAGAGGCGTATGGAGGTGACTTTTGTCTATCCTTTCAATGTTAGACAGGATAGGAAAGAGTTGTGGAGGCAACTTCAGATTATATCTTCTAAGGTTGTTGCACCTTCGATTTGTTTAGGGGATTTTAATGTGGTCCTTAAAATGGAGGAAAGATTGGGTAGTGATCATTTTCATCTTGCTGATATGCAAGAGTTTGGGCAGTGTTTGGATTCTTGTGGCTTTGCTGATCACCCAGCTACTGGATGTCAATTTACTTGGAATAATAAACAGGGCAATGGACTTAGATGGGCCAAGTTGGATAGAATTCTTGCTTCTCAACAGTGTTTCTGTAGCTTCCCTTCTACTGCCTCATTTCCGAACGCTG GAGATCCATGTTGCCTCTTTCACAAACCTCCTGCTAGAGTTACTGAAGCTCAGCAAGCTCTTCTCTCTTGTCAAGCTCAACTTCAGGCCTCTCCCATGGACCCTCTTCTTCATGCTAAGGAAAAATCTCTTTTGACTGAGTACCTCCTGATTAAGAAAGCTGAACTGCAAGCTCTTTCCCAGAAAGCCAAAGTTCATGAGCTGCAATCTGATGACCTTGGTACTAGATTCTTCTATGCTCGGATTGCTACTAGGAAAACTAGAAACAACATTGGGACTATTTTGGATGATTCTGGGCACTTATGTACTGGTACTCAGGAGGTTGCTCAGGGTTTTGTTTCCTACAATGAATCTCTGCTGGGTGCTTCTAGTCCTGTTATGCCATTGCCTGAGGATCTTTTTGAGAGTAATTTAGTTCCTTCTGAAAGTTGTGCTGACCTGGTTAGGTCTGTGCTTCTTAGGGAAATACTGGATGCTCTTAAATCCATTGATAGGAACAAGAGTTCAGGCATAGATGGTTACTCTTCTGGGTTTTTCTTAGATGCCTGGACTGAGGTGGGTCCTGATTTTAAAGCTGATGTCCTAGAATTCTTCCAAACTGGTGTGATGCCTAGGGCTGCTAACTCTACTATGCTTGTGCTTATTCCTAAATTGGATACTCCTACCACTGTTAGGGATTTTAGACCCATAGCTTGTTGTACAACTTTCTACAAGGTGGTTACTAAAATTCTTGCTAACAGATTGAAGGCCACTCTTGACTCTGTCATTGGCCCTGAACAAGCTGCTTTTGTGGCTGATAGGGATATTTTTGATAATACTATGGTTGCTCATGAGTTGGTTTCTAAGTATGGCATAGCTTATCTCACTCCAAGATGTCTCCTTAAAGTGGATATCAGGAAGGCATTTGACTCTGTTAACTGGGAATTTTTGAGAAACTGTATGTTGAATCTGAAATATCCTCCTCTTTTTGTAGACTGGATTATGGCCTGTGTCTCTTCTCCTTATTATTCCCTTCATATCAATGGTGGTTTGGAAGGTTTCTTTCCTGGTAAACGTGGACTTAGGCAGGGGGACCCCCTTTCCCCCTATCTCTTTGTTCTTTGTATGGAGGTGCTATCAAGGATTCTTAGGAAGCTCCCAAAATTTGAAAACTTTTCCTATCATCCTAAATGTGTCCAACTCAATCTTACACACCTTATATTTGCAGATGATTTATTAGTGTTTACCAGAGGGGACTTGCCCTCTGTTGTTGCTGTTGCTTCTTGTCTGGAGACTTTTAATAGGCTTTCTGGGTTGCAGGCTAATCCTTCCAAGACTTGTCTTTATTTTGGGGGGAGGGGGGAGGGGGGGAGGAGGGTTGCCTCACCTCTTAAAGCTGATATCCTTGCTGCTACAGGTTTTAGTGCTGGTGATTTTCCTTTTAGGTACCTGGGAGTGCCTTTGTTTAATGCCAGAATTACAAAGGACATGTACCAGCCTCTCTTGGATAAAATTAAGGATAAAATCATGCACTGGGCTAACAAGACTCTGAGCTATGCAGGTAAAACTCAGCTGATAAACTATGTTATATTTGGGCTCAACAATTTTTGGGGGGCTAGTGTGCTCCGACCTAAAGGAAGTGCTAAGAAAATTAGGAAGCTTTGTAAAGACTTCCTTTGGGGGATTGAGGAAGGTAGTAGGAGGCAT